One window of the Triticum dicoccoides isolate Atlit2015 ecotype Zavitan chromosome 3B, WEW_v2.0, whole genome shotgun sequence genome contains the following:
- the LOC119280477 gene encoding putative E3 ubiquitin-protein ligase SINA-like 6: MEMEMELPNLNVPVKKEIVVHNPGAQGRGGGGGAITEASEHGTRRTEATVRIEANMLDCPICFSPFKPPVFQCKGGHLACGSCVAKLPWKQCQRCDLGGDFHGCPFVDAFVSSARMKCDHHGCGRQVTYHKLDDHKSACPLAPCKCPVSGCGFEGPPPALRHHLSAVHSMPVHAVQYGKVLQLEVPVSEPRRLLFAEEDGRAFLVVGGSLGLGVPIALSVVCIRAGASPPPHYVAKVWANGPPAAANDRTDTVRADIQVTSSKEPGAVAVEELTFLTVPHKLLAGAGPSRTVSLHLRIDKITS, translated from the exons atggagatggagatggagctgCCCAATCTCAATGTCCCGGTGAAGAAAGAAATCGTTGTGCATAATCCAGGGGCCCAAGgaagaggaggtggtggcggcgccaTCACGGAGGCGTCGGAACACGGCACGAGGAGGACGGAGGCCACCGTGAGGATTGAAGCCAACATGCTTGACTGCCCCATCTGCTTCTCCCCCTTCAAGCCTCCCGTCTTCCAG TGCAAAGGCGGCCACCTGGCTTGCGGCAGCTGCGTCGCGAAGCTCCCCTGGAAGCAGTGCCAGAGGTGtgacctcggcggcgacttccacggcTGCCCCTTTGTGGACGCCTTCGTCTCCTCGGCCAGGATGAAGTGCGACCACCACGGCTGCGGCCGCCAGGTCACCTaccacaagctcgacgaccacAAGAGCGCGtgcccgctcgcgccctgcaagtgCCCGGTGTCCGGCTGCGGcttcgaaggcccgccgccggcgctccgcCACCACCTCAGCGCCGTCCATTCCATGCCGGTGCACGCGgttcagtacggcaaggtgctccagctcgaGGTGCCCGTGTCGGAGCCGCGCCgcctgctgttcgcggaggaggacggccgtGCGTTCCTCGTGGTCGGCGGCTCGCTCGGCCTGGGCGTGCCCATCGCCTTGTCGGTGGTGTGCATCAGGGCGGGGGCGTCCCCgccgccgcactacgtggccaaggtgTGGGCGAACGGGCCGCCGGCGGCCGCCAACGACAGGACCGACACGGTCCGGGCGGACATCCAGGTGACGAGCAGCAAGGAGCCCGGCGCCGTCGCCGtggaggagctgaccttcttgacggtGCCgcacaagctgctggccggggctggcCCGTCCAGGACGGTGTCCCTCCACCTTCGCATTGACAAGATCACCTCCTAA